Below is a genomic region from Medicago truncatula cultivar Jemalong A17 chromosome 3, MtrunA17r5.0-ANR, whole genome shotgun sequence.
GAAATGTTTTACTAATCATTTTATGGCTCAAGTGAGACACGCGTAGATAAATTCCTTCACAAAAAGTTGCACAAAGATATATAGTAGGCCATGCATGGATTTTCACTGGTTTAATGAGGTGAGTTTGTGATGTCATGGTTTGAAATATTTTCAAACCGAGGTTAGCCAGCTTACATTTCTGTCTTATGTACTTTTTTTGGGTTAGAAATGCATCTCTCGTGTCTGTTTAGTACTTTCAAAGTCAATGTGATGTTTATCACATAAGAAGGAGTATTCTACTAGCAAAGTTATCTACATTAGAAACGGAAGCATTGGAAAAATGACTGCTACCTAACACCTCAGCTTCTTCTCCACTTAatagagaaaaattatttagatgCTCGAATTAATTGAACATAGATTGATATTTGACATTAacttaagttttttcttttgaaagattAGACATTTGACATTAACTTAAGTTAGAatgtttgttttatattttagtgatttaaaaaaaattatatttttatttgataattttatattacgTTCTTATATAACGAGAAAGTATACatattaaaaaagtaaataataaatatttttgagtGTTTCTATGTGATGTATGTATTTTTCAAAAAGTTCTATAGAATTTGAGCTTACTAAAacgtaaaaaatatttgaaagagaggttttaaaaaccaaaacttTATGTTATTTCATACATAAAGCCTCAACTAAGGAGCTTTTCATTCTGCCTCAAGTCCAAGGTAAACCATTTTCAAAGTATTGTCTTCTTTGTTCTTGTATGATCCCCATAATATGATCCTTTATAAAAAAACCGTTTAGATGGATAAAAAAGTATGTGttgtttataaactattttaacTTCGTTTATAAAATAGGAGGTTCTATCTATAACTTCAAGTGCAACAACCGGTAACATAATAGGAGGTTCAATCTTAGGTGGCAATTCATTGAAAGCATCAACGAGAACATCTATTACTCAAACAATGTGAAAGCATGGTCAGAAAATACAACCAGTTTATGTACTGGTGgttttcggattatagaatccgGATCACCTTGTTGATTTCGGGTTTAAAAATCCGAATAGTGCCAGCACAGATTCATTGACGTGATCAAAAGGAAAACGCTTAGAAATCAAATGAGGGAGGTTTTATATAAACATTACCTTTGCATTCAGACAAAAATGATGTAGTAAACGCCCCTTGATGACCAGATTGCTACCCCAAATCACTTTTTCGTCCAAAATGGTGTGTTTTTGGAGGATGTAGGGAATGTTTAGTGATAAAGGTGGTGAACTTTTGCTAGGTTTCGGATGAACCTTATATATTCAAACATTTTGGATTGTACAATTCGATATTTTTCCCACTTTTTTAAAAGGGGATATTTCGGATTATAAAttccaaaatatataaataaaattcagtTTGTATAATCCGAAAGTTGTTTCACCATATTTTTGTCAAGGATGGCTTAGTCATGTagaccttcaatttttttaacacatttAGATTTTAGAATCCAAACTTGGTTCAGAGTCTAAAATCCAAACAAAGggtaatttagaaataaaatagggTGCACGAGAATGCTATAGGATGGAAAAAGTAAACGCCTAATCTAATCACAGTTAAATTGTGacacatgcgtgagttaactcacactgagAATACAcctgtgtgagttaactcacgctcggcTATTTTGACGGGGATGAGCAAAAATAGATGGGAGATGAGCGGTACTCCAAGCCATGAGCCGACCCCGTTTGGGCTTTGCcctcttttgttaaaaaaacattattaacttATTGATTTAAGACTGTTTACTGCATAAAATCTTACAAACACGTTGAAACATTTCGAATTTTAGAATACGAATAGCGTGCGCGAAAACCATATAGAGTGGAAAAAATAATGACCTTGATCTAAtaccaaaatcataaatttgttAGCGTGCCCCGTAATCTCACTTctaaaatagttttttcttGAAAGTAATATAAAGTTTCAATGAATAGAAAGACTATACTCCTAGATCTTAAATACAATCCATTTTGttcaatttcattaaataatcGATGTATTTatctatattataaataaattattcaatgaatttgtAAAAAGAATCTTatttatagggttaaatatattttttgtccctataaatatgccAACTTCTCATATTAGTACCGcttaaaaatttcttcaatttttagtccatAAATTTTTTACTATCATCACTTTTAGGTCATACTTTTAAGTCAGGTCATGtgtattcttcatatttttgaataaaattttgcagaaatgtttaaaatattataaaaatctctctagaaaaaaatttataatttattaataaaatatgattttttttgttgttgagattTTTATAACATTCTATATGgtcataaaaaatttcatttaaaaatacgAGAGTTACACATGAGTTGATTTAAAAGTAGAACAAAAAATGAcgatacaattttttaattaactaaacgacaatttttttagggaaattaatattttttttaatatatttatcatcaggaaaaacatatttaaaccttatttatatttcaaaatagagGGATTATAAAGATTTGCTCAAAGTAGACATTAGACAACCCTATGTGCTTGAGTTGAGTGTGTGATGGATTAGAGGAGGGAAGTAACATTGAAAAAAGATTGATGGTTATTCCATTCTTGCTCCCATGAAACACACAAAGCAAagaattgtatgtcactttaatTATGATCATGCAAAGTTTACTACAAATGTCCTGCCTAACATGCTCAATACACTACTCTTCCAAGAAACCACTAACCATGTGGGGTGAAGAATCAGCAGCTCAACAAAGTTCTGTCTCTTCTACAGTCACAAGTGTACGTACATTAAAAggtaatataaatatataagttGACTAAAATAATTAGTAATTTAGCAAATAAACATGtataataaattacaaaattaatgaaatatattttttaattctcttaacaaatcaatgatattaaaaaagtcaaattctGTCAAATCAAATTTCTTAATTGAAATGTTAagttataatatttatatttatattcacaCTCAAACAACTTTGGTCAACAATGAAGATTACTACTAGCTTGTAAAGTCATACACGAATACTATTATGGGAGAGTTAGTGACACAACCATCCCAGTTacaaacataattttaattattaaatcacTCAATTAAAAGGccatgaaaaattaaaattcaacttATAAATAACCAAaggacacgacacggacactgatATGTCGAcacatttaataatttaaaaatgttacataattcagtgtaattacaagtgtcggatAAGACATATGTCTGACACTGAGACACACCTAATCTGAAGAGTGTCTGTCCTTCCTCCAAtacaaattgaagaagaatTAACCATGGTAGAATTTAGATAGCAGGAACAAAAATCTGCCAAACCTTAATGTCACAGTCCAAACTACCACTATAAACTAGAAAAGATGGTTCTTCTGATTCAGAGTTATCATCACAATGTTCAACTACTGCAGTTAAACACTTAACTGAACCTTGATGCCCTTCCAAAATAGATAAACAACAATAATCTCTACCAACACCTCTCCAAATTCTTATGGTTTTATCAGCTGAACCACTACACACAAAATCCCACACAACAGCTAAACAcaatattgaatttttatgtcCTCTTAATGCACCAACCAGAACCATTTTTCCATTTTCGTCGTCGTTGTCGCCATCTTCTTTCTCCCATACCAATATTGATCTATCACAAGCACCAGAATACAGAATAGATTCATCACTGCTCAAAACCAAagcattgattccagaattatGTTTCTCCAAGGTATCAACAAGAGAATGtttgtgtttctttttgttATGATCATCACCTTGAAGATTTTTCCACACTTTGATTCTTTTATCAGCTGATCCACTGTAGAAAGTTCCatcataagaaacaacaaccgCGTTTATAGCATCATCGTGTGCGTTGGTTATTGATTCCAAACAAGTGAAATCTTTAGTTCTCCAGATTTTGATTGTTCTGTCCCATGAAACAGAGTACAAAAACTTTCCATCTTTAGACAGAGCAAGTGAAGAAACAGTGTCCACATGATGAACCCACGTGCATTTTTTGTGTCTACGAATTTGGACATGGTTTTTTGGGATTAAGATTTTGGATGCACGGTCACCAAGTGTTGGAAGTGTTGCTACATGAGTGTATTTTGTTTGGTCGTTGGTTAGTTTCCAGACACGGATTTTACGGTCTTGATGAGCACTGAAAAGGgtgtttttgtttgattgaattACTAAGGATTTAACAGCACCTTTTCCTGCTATTACTTTATTGTTGGTTGTTGTGTCTTCTTCATAGGTGGTTCTGTTCCATGTTGTGATTTCTCTGTCGGATGAACCGGTGAGGAGGAATTTGCCGAAGAGAGTGAGAGAGGATGTGTAGGAAGAGTTGTTATTGTGGGATTTGAGGGTTGTGATGAGGTGGGAAGTGTGGTTGATGTGGGGATTGTGACGAGGGTTGAGGGAAGGAACTGAGAGGAGGCTGCGTTGTGAAGTGAGGGAGGTTGAGCCTAATTGTTGAGGTTGAAGGTAGTGGTTGGAGTGAGATGAGGAAGAGCCACTGTCATAGTGATATTCCATGATTCACATTTGTAAGGTAATGAATTGAAAATGGTGTGGAAGAAAGCGAAATggattaatattatatatatcaatGGAAGGTGGATATGTTATTATATAGTGCATTCATATTCAAACATGAAATTATCCTATTCATTGATAATGAAAGACAAATAGTTTGAAAATACTCTTTTATCCATTATGAAGCATAGACACTTATAATTATACACTcaagtaaattttttaaattattaccaATATTAGTGTGTCTCTGTCAATGTCGTGTTTGATATATGTATCCGTACTTTATAGACTATGAATCATCTTTCTTTACTTATCTTTTAATCGGAACTCTAAATTAACTTGAcctcttttcaataaaaattagagtcCATTTCTAAAAAGGATCGTAGTATTAAGACATAAACTTTTTGACACTCTTTCTAATAAGTTGATATTCAAAATGTTCTAGATCGGTTAGAAAGCCAATCCAACACTGACACATGGACAAAGAGTCCTTCGGATTAAGACACGCCACCATAGTTAGCATAATAACTTTGGTACACACCACCTCACTGAAGCATGACCCCGTGCACCCTACATCGTACACGTGGCCTCTAACGACCGCTGATAAGGTGCCATATTTCACGGGATCTGTTAGCGCCTCATTCCTCTATATAAGGGAGACTTAGCGTCACCCTCAAGGTACGATTCATTTCCCACACATTTTTGTACATTCAATCTCATTTcctactgacttgagcgttggaGTGCTAACGTGTCTGCAAACACCCTCCGTTCCACCGCGAACACTTCATCGCCACCGCATCGTTACAGTTGCTTCCACCCGTCTCTACCAGACATATCACAATCGGATCTCACTAAATCACATAAGTCCACATAAACTTAACGAGACTCATTTAAAATCCAAAACCAATTAGAAGTACCGTGTTGAGAAGAATGTAGTAGAACATGTGATGTTAGCATAATTATATCGGTATGTTCTTTTGTAAAAATCGCTCAAACAAGATTAAATTGTTGATTGGTGTTCCAatataggaccaaattgaatccAACAGCAATATaaattgaacaatgttgatTGCTACGAAGAAAATGTAAAGCAAAGGTAAAAAATGTGCTtccttaagttttttttgaaggaaaatgtgCTGCCTTTAAGTTAATAATTATCTTTTAGTATTGTTAACGaatgtttcataaaaaaattatcatttaaaaatgtctaacactcgttaacatttcttttatctttttatcaccTAGTCATTTACCACAACTTTATATACCTATGCATGGTcagttttaaaaacaatttggtCAAATTTCGTGTTGAGTATGTTGGTGACGTATGGCAGagctcttttaaattttaactcttattttttgggtacaaatttTTAACTATGAGATATTGTGTTAATCTCgtatttgttgatttttagtttattttaataacacttacttATTAGGTTAGAGCATTGGCATTGCTAGTGAATTTTTACGAATGCCGACGTGTTTCTTTTCAATGAAATTAAGGGAAAGCTTAAACTTCCACTTTTCATGGAAAACTTTTGAGGTTTGACCGACCAATGAAAACCATTCTCAAGATATTTGCTATGCATTTGCTCGGGACATTAAAGATTACTCATTAGTTTAATGAATACtcactctctttctttttaagtgtctttttttaagaatttttttttttctatttaattgtcattttcaaagttcaatacaaccttaaatgttgttttaccaatattatctttagttatttattgcggagagataaatatatgaaatgagatgttAAATGAACAAGGTCATTATaataaaagtataacttattgcatcaaaagtagtaacaattgttgattgtcttgatttgtgtaaaatgtcaaaaaatgacaattaaaaaggaacggagttAGTATTATTCTTTACTACATTTCATATGttcaaattaatataattgagGTTTGTTATTCATAACATTAATTTTTGGTACATTGTACATTGTATATATTTGTGTTAtttaacataatataatatattcttttaaaaatataatatataattatatgttAATAAAAGCTGAATGAAccaattcaaacaaaatcacattttgtaaccaaaaaataaataaatcaaaatcacatttaatcatgttagatttttttttgagaaaacaatGCATATGCattttagttactttttttaaaggtaTTATATATAACTCCATAGCATATGAAGGAAAAGAAATTTATTATTCAGGCCATGCATAAAACCAACTCATACTTTAGAAATCAGGCTGAcataaaaaatcttataaacAAGTGTATATATTAATACACATTTAATCTTGTTAAaaaatgtaaccaaaaataaaatcttgttaaaaaaaagtgcGTATATATTAATACTTTAAAGTTTAAAACTggtaaccaagttgtttgggctccagtggcaaagagctccttccaaggacgtacccggagaatatcgggttcgattcccagggggaacaacacttggccagtgcgcatgcctctacgcatgagctgGATTAGTCGCCCACttttggtgggtcggaaaccgatgcgaaagaaaaaaaaagtttaaaactgGTGAGTTTTATTTAAGCAAAGCCTTGCTAAAGACTAAAGTGCCTTAATCCCATTATTGATAGAAGTAACTGTGATATCCTATCCTATAGGAAATAATACAAGGTAAAGGCGAGCAATTCTTAGGATCAGGCGAAAGGAAGAAGTATAATCTCTATGAGCTTAGCTCCCACTTGTTagagacaatacataatatatgtagggggTTGGGTTCGATatccgaacaccccacttattctttttaaaaaggtgaatttctaaccatcaaattatttaacaaaaacacgaagaaaaaaaagaagaagcataAATTAGGGTCATCCGTGCACCTAAAAGtcgaaaaggaaaaataataattgtatagTTAGGCCATGGATAGGAACTTATGGGTCTTTGTTGCCGGTATTTATCTGGACTGGCATGTAAGTTGGCACAAACCCATGAAAATTTTGATAAACTTTTGAGTCTTGTAAGGTTTCTGGGGTTCATGTGTTCAAAAGGAGTgagaaattaatttattatactAAGAATTAAGAGAAAGTAAAACATATCAGCCTAAAATTAGGTATTTCTAATCAAATGCAATTGTACTTTAAAAGCATTAAACTAAAAGTTAAAAGGAATAATTTAAATGGCCATCTAGATTTGGTGGAGGATATTTATCTAAAAAGTTTTAACTTTCTTCtaccaaaagaaaaatgtcCTTAGCTTTcctcataaaatataaaattacaagTCTTAGCTTAATGGTGTAGATTATTAGGCAATGTATATTATTGGGTTGCAAAAAGAGTGGTAGCAACATAAGGATTAGGATCTAGTAGCGGCACCACCAGTAACGGATGACAATTCGAGTCATTTGTTTTCTTATGTCTTCCAGTATTGCATTCCATACTGTACTCTTGATAAAGGGGGAGCACTATTTTTGAACAAAAGGTATATACTGTTTTTGtctaacataaacataaacaaatagatTACTCTTGCATCATGCATGAGCCTACTTTCTATAATTTGATCAATAATCACatactatttaatttaatttaacgggttaaatatattttcaatccttataaatataccaacttttcgttttagtctctccaaaattttccttcaagaGTACAGTAtgaaattttcaatataaattttttttagtccatataaaattttcaatcactacttttggtccctatttttaagttaatttttgtatttttaatgaaattgtgtagaaatgtgtaaaatattgtaaaaatctttcccaaaaacaaaatagatttttttaacaaaacataaattaaatatgaatttttaacctccaaaaatataaaaattcatattaaattcatgttttgttataaaattctattttttttttttgggagagattcttataatattatgaatttttttgcaaaaatttattaaaaaatatgaattttaaatatgagtttactttaaaggagggactaaaagtgaagatggagaatttttggggactaaaagttgaagaaagtttttaaagggactaaaatgaaatgttgacatatttatagggaccaaaaacatatttaattgtgAGAATTATTGATACAATAGTTGCATAAGCTTAGTTTCTATAATTTGATCGATAGtcacataatattttatttaatttaattgtaagAATTATTGATACAATAATGAATGCAATATTATGCATGAtacaaaatttatctttttttttttgaaagaccaTAATAATATTGcatttgtgtattttattttaccatATTCATTTTgctcttcaattttttatatttacctTTTATTCTTGTgtgttttctctttctttttcagTCCACTAATAATCTCTCTCTCATATATATTTGGCTAAGACAACATACATACCGTATAGTTTAACTATAATGCTTGTGCAACGTAGTATGCCAATAAATTacggtattttttttaaaaattatttacttgtatttattatttgaaCTGCAAAATGatttattagagaaaaagtACGATTGATACATGATCCACCAAGCGATGAGAAGCATAAGAGTTACCTAACCTAACAAGTTACacacataattatttaaaatagagAACCAAGAAGAGGATTTGAAAAACATTCATAACAAATGCACATACCCTCCTTTTTTGAGGTAGAAGCCATCTCCACGAGGTGACTTTAATATCATCTAATATATCTTCTACTattggtttcaattttcaaagaaatattattgtttCTTGCCTCCTGTATCTTCCAAATGGTTGTGTGCTATATTAGCATTAAACCTTTCGGATGCTTGTTACTTGACGAGGAGGAAGCAAAGGTGTCCAAAAGAGAGGTAATAGTCCCGGGAAAATCACACCCCTCCCATCCATTTGAAAATAAGGTATCACATCAAGCCggaaaatttataaatacaaaacaaatggtCCTCCACCTCCAAAATCTCTGGACACCACACACAATCTACGACCCTACCATCACAAATACTCACCCTCTTTGCTATAGATTCCCTCGAGTTGGTAAGGGTTTGCACCTTAGATGGTGCTATACTTCTCCAAttagatcttttttttttttttttttatgaattctcCAATTAGCTCTTAATGCTCTTCATGTTGCCGTAGACAAATTCTTATCCGGTAAGAATTTCTTATTAAGGACCACAAAGATTGAATCGATAAAATATCGAAATGATCAAGAACTCAAATTGCTAATGATAATCGAGAACCCACATATAAAGAGTATTTTTACTCTTgataaagatatttttttttttatcaaggacaaaaaaatgtttattcaCATATATTCAATTATAATCTACCACGTAAATAATtgtgaaaatatgttttttttttgaaggaatgaaaatattttttttgaaagatgaagGAATGAAAATATGTTATCAATTAAATCGCTAATGTGGTATTTTTGTGAACCATGGGGAAAAAAATTTCATCCCTGACGTTGACGGCACCTTGTCGTCAAGCTGAATTGTTCAAATGCACCGTCTATCGTCTTCTTAGGAAAGGGATACCCTAACGTACTATCATCAGGTGTCCTAATAATAGGGAGCTATCACTAGTTTTCCCAGTTTTTGCATAACATTAAAATGTCATTTCTTTAGATATATTCTCACATGGAAGACCAGTTTATTCATAACTCACTCGATACTCAACTCTACAAAGAGTCTACATTTAATCACCATATACGCCCTTTAAGTtatggttgaaacttgaaaagacaaaaaatgaataaattaagcTTATATGAGTTACCTCGttgcttataaattaatatGACTAAAGTAGAATTATttgataacaatttttttttacgagcttataataattttcactaactttactaaaaaaaaaaatcactagcttgtagtatttttttttataagctatttcaAATAGTTATATAGTTTGACCAACTCCATTGATCAAGGTGAGACCTCAATATCCTCTTGAGTCTTGACAGAAGTACAGACCTTCAACTTATCATAAaccttgtgtttttttttaatgcctTTGTAATTTGTATTTTAAGCCTTTAAATATGTTAGGCCAACCCGTTAATTTATCATTGATTAATTTATCCGCTATATAATAACTATAagttcttcctt
It encodes:
- the LOC25489558 gene encoding protein JINGUBANG — protein: MEYHYDSGSSSSHSNHYLQPQQLGSTSLTSQRSLLSVPSLNPRHNPHINHTSHLITTLKSHNNNSSYTSSLTLFGKFLLTGSSDREITTWNRTTYEEDTTTNNKVIAGKGAVKSLVIQSNKNTLFSAHQDRKIRVWKLTNDQTKYTHVATLPTLGDRASKILIPKNHVQIRRHKKCTWVHHVDTVSSLALSKDGKFLYSVSWDRTIKIWRTKDFTCLESITNAHDDAINAVVVSYDGTFYSGSADKRIKVWKNLQGDDHNKKKHKHSLVDTLEKHNSGINALVLSSDESILYSGACDRSILVWEKEDGDNDDENGKMVLVGALRGHKNSILCLAVVWDFVCSGSADKTIRIWRGVGRDYCCLSILEGHQGSVKCLTAVVEHCDDNSESEEPSFLVYSGSLDCDIKVWQIFVPAI